The Deinococcus radiotolerans DNA segment GACGGCCCCTGCGCTGGGGGCCTGTCAGCGTCAGGATGGATCTGGGTGGAAGATGGCCTCAATCGGCTGGCCAAATTCACGGGCGATCCGGAACGCGAGGGGGAGGCCAGGGTCGTAGCGGCCGGTCTCCAGGGCGTTCACCGTCTGCCGTGACACGTTGAGGCGGTCCGCGAGGGCGCCCTGCGTCCAGCCTCGCGCCTCGCGGAGTTCCCGCAGGCGGTTGTTCACGCGCGCTCCGCCTGAGCGGCGAGCATCGCCGTGGTGACGGCCCACGAGAACATCCCGGCCGTGAAGGGCACCCAGGGCAGCGCTGGGTGCTGGAGCCCGGCGAGCGTCAGGAACGCGACCGTGATGGAGGTGGCCATGGCCACGACGAAGCCCACACCCAGCCCGCGCAGGAGGATCAGTTGCTGGTAGTCGTCGCTGCGTCCCAGGTGTCGGACGCTGGCGCGGATGACCAGCAGCAGTGGCAGCACCGGCAGGATGGCCCACAGGAAGCGCCACGCACTGTGGCCTTTGAGGTCCCCCCAGGTGATCACGGCCGCCAGGATGATCAGGTAGCCGAGGATGCCGGGCCAGAACTCGCGGGCGTAGGTGCGGGCGCGGGTCCGGTCGCCGGTGGACGGCGCCGTGCTGTCAAGTTTGTTTGTCATGCCTGATCATGGCGCGGGTACGCCGGTATGTCAAGCTTACTTGACAGGGCGTCGTGGAGGGCCGCGGGCGGTCTGTCCCTCAAGCCAGCCCGCGCGCCCGAATCACCAGCCGACGCACCAGTGGTTTGGCCCATGGAAGGCCCGCGTGGTCGGCACCGAGTGAGGCACGCTCCAGCATCGACCGATGCGTCCCGTGGGTGCTGCTTGGGCGGGGTCGTGCTGCCCACGGCGTCTCCAGGGCCGCCTGAACGGTCGGACGGTGATGCCGCCGTGGAGGTGGACGCCACCGTGATGCTCAGCGTGGGTGTGCCGCCACGACATAGCTGGCCTGCACGAGGCCGCTTGGGAACGCCTGGCTGCTGGTCAGCTGCCACTGCTGTTCAGTGAGGGTGCGGCTGAACAGGGCAATACCAGAGCCGAGCATGATCGGCAGCCAAGAGAAGGTCAGGTGGGTCACCACGCCGGCCTGAAGGGCCTGACGAACAACGTGACCGCCGTCGAGGTAGATGTGATGGTGTCCGGCCAGCCGGACCTGCTGCACGAGATCGCTGAGCTCGCCGTCAAAGGTCTCCTCGCCGTGGCGGGCCAGAAGTGGCCGGCTCGTCAGGACCACGACGCGCTTGCCCGTAAAAGGCCACTCGGGGAAAGTGGTCACCACGTCGTAGGTGGTTCTGCCCAGCACCATGACGTCTACAGACGCCATCAAACTGGAGTACCCCGTGTCTTCCGGTGGGTCGGTCTGAACGATGCTGAGCCAGTCGAGACTGTGGTTCTCGCGGGCCAGGTAGCCGTCGAGACTGATGCCGAGAAACACGCTGACACGCAGGGCAGGCGTCATGACCTAATTCTACATCGTAGAATTAGGTC contains these protein-coding regions:
- a CDS encoding helix-turn-helix transcriptional regulator, which produces MNNRLRELREARGWTQGALADRLNVSRQTVNALETGRYDPGLPLAFRIAREFGQPIEAIFHPDPS
- a CDS encoding dihydrofolate reductase family protein, producing MTPALRVSVFLGISLDGYLARENHSLDWLSIVQTDPPEDTGYSSLMASVDVMVLGRTTYDVVTTFPEWPFTGKRVVVLTSRPLLARHGEETFDGELSDLVQQVRLAGHHHIYLDGGHVVRQALQAGVVTHLTFSWLPIMLGSGIALFSRTLTEQQWQLTSSQAFPSGLVQASYVVAAHPR